The nucleotide window CCGCACCACGATTCAACCGCTGGCTGATCGTCGCCGCGGCCGCCCTCGTTGGCGTGCTCCTGGTCGTCCTCGGCCAGCGCGCAGCTCCCCTCATCCCGCGATTCTCGGCCTACGTCGCCTCGCTCGGCCCTGCCGGCCCCGCGGTATTCGTCGTCGGCTACGCACTCGCGACCGTCGGCTTCATCCCCGGCTCACTCCTGACGCTCTCCGCCGGTGCGATCTTCGGCCTCGGCTGGGGAGTCGCGCTGGTTTTCATGGCCGCGACGCTCGGCTCCACGCTCGCCTTCCTCATCGCGCGCTATGGCGCCCGCCAGGCCATCGCCCGGCGCGTCGACAGCAATCCGCAGTTTGCCGCCGTCAACAGGGCCATTGCCGCTCAGGGACGCCGCATCGTCTTCCTCCTGCGCCTCTCCCCGGCCTTCCCCTTCTCGCTCCTCAACTACGCGCTCGGCCTCACGACGGTCTCGCTGCGCGACTATGTCCTCGCGGGCGTCGGCATGCTCCCGGGGACCGTCCTCTACGTCTACTACGGCAAGCTCGCCGGCGACGTCGCTTCGCTCGCCTCGGGGGCGGCACCGGCCCGCGGCACCGGCTACTACGCGGTGCTCGGGCTCGGCCTGCTCGCCACCATTGCCGTCACCACCATCGTGACGCGCACGGCGCGCCGCGCCCTTCGCGACGCCACCGCAGCAGCGGCGCCGGACGAGGAGACCTAACGACGCATGCGATGGACGAACAAAAGGCGCCGCGTCCCGACCAGTGGGACGCGGCGCCTCTTCCTATGTCGGTCAGCGAAAGAGCCGGAACCAGGTGGCAAACAGCGCCTTCGCGCTCGACGTCAGCTTCCGCCGCCGCCACGTATCGGCCGCACGCCGAAAGACGTCGGACTGCGTGGGATACGCGTG belongs to Gemmatimonadota bacterium and includes:
- a CDS encoding TVP38/TMEM64 family protein, with protein sequence MSPSSRAAATTAPRFNRWLIVAAAALVGVLLVVLGQRAAPLIPRFSAYVASLGPAGPAVFVVGYALATVGFIPGSLLTLSAGAIFGLGWGVALVFMAATLGSTLAFLIARYGARQAIARRVDSNPQFAAVNRAIAAQGRRIVFLLRLSPAFPFSLLNYALGLTTVSLRDYVLAGVGMLPGTVLYVYYGKLAGDVASLASGAAPARGTGYYAVLGLGLLATIAVTTIVTRTARRALRDATAAAAPDEET